The Hyphomicrobium sp. MC1 genome window below encodes:
- a CDS encoding LLM class flavin-dependent oxidoreductase, translated as MKVGILQEGEVMPGVSYAQRYQEMIAEVALADKFGFSTWGTSEQHFSPPRFTVSAPEVLYAAISQHTKRIKFRVMCSVLLKWNHPILVAERLATLHNISNGRAEIGTARSNNLTTLDAFGVTPTETAEQWADSMEVLAKIFESDKLEHDGPVWKIPERTIVPSFDKATHPPVSVAASSIKTHASAGESQIGVMCFENYFGFDYLQECIDAYRKAYATGKPQMPKPNDYMGLYVATAFCAPTREEAARVARDVALGYFRFILDLYVPLSKKGSYEYLDRIRLLEANEGNLDFLMTETPSVLIGSPADFIERLLKLEAMGVDEVLLRIDGVPHEEIMKSIELIGREVIPVVDRDYKVAAE; from the coding sequence GTGAAAGTAGGCATTCTCCAAGAAGGCGAAGTCATGCCGGGCGTTAGCTACGCCCAGCGCTACCAAGAAATGATCGCAGAAGTCGCGCTCGCCGATAAATTCGGTTTTTCGACATGGGGTACGTCGGAGCAGCACTTCAGTCCCCCACGGTTTACGGTGTCCGCGCCTGAGGTGCTTTATGCAGCGATCTCTCAGCACACGAAGCGCATCAAGTTTCGCGTCATGTGTTCGGTGCTGCTGAAGTGGAACCATCCCATTCTCGTTGCTGAGCGCCTCGCAACTCTGCACAATATTTCCAATGGCCGCGCAGAAATTGGCACGGCGCGCTCCAACAACCTCACCACCTTGGACGCATTCGGCGTGACACCGACAGAAACGGCCGAGCAATGGGCCGACTCGATGGAGGTGTTGGCCAAAATTTTTGAAAGCGACAAGCTGGAACACGACGGGCCCGTATGGAAAATTCCGGAACGTACGATCGTTCCGTCGTTCGACAAGGCAACGCATCCGCCGGTCTCGGTCGCAGCATCGAGCATTAAGACCCACGCGTCGGCGGGTGAATCCCAAATCGGCGTGATGTGCTTCGAGAATTACTTCGGCTTCGATTATCTGCAGGAGTGTATCGATGCCTATCGCAAGGCTTATGCCACCGGTAAGCCGCAGATGCCCAAGCCCAATGACTACATGGGCCTCTACGTCGCCACCGCCTTTTGCGCCCCGACGCGCGAAGAAGCCGCGCGTGTGGCACGCGACGTCGCGCTCGGGTATTTCCGGTTCATTCTGGACCTCTACGTTCCGCTCTCGAAAAAGGGTTCCTACGAATATCTCGACCGCATCCGGCTCCTGGAAGCCAACGAGGGCAATCTCGACTTCCTGATGACCGAGACGCCGTCGGTTCTAATCGGCTCGCCGGCTGACTTTATCGAGCGGCTTCTGAAGCTCGAAGCCATGGGCGTCGATGAGGTTCTGCTCCGGATCGATGGCGTCCCGCACGAAGAAATCATGAAATCCATCGAGCTGATCGGCCGCGAAGTCATTCCCGTCGTCGATCGCGATTACAAGGTTGCCGCCGAATGA
- a CDS encoding amidohydrolase, with protein MTDSIAERANLVIVSRRIITMEHDTDPEIVAIAIRGKRILRLLRRDEIASVVDENTRIVDVGERPVMPGFVDPHAHIEVACRSSFGVVDCRAPGCKNVEDVIAALSEKAATTPAGEWVVGQANLFFDRKLAEKRFPTRQELDRVSTAHPVAVRAGGHLTILNSKALAVCLIDRNYTPPPYSITGLPSVERDASGEPTGIVKEMDNLLPFSAMNRDELAAALITGIPTLFTQYGVTTIGEISETVDGLQIMNDMAASDELPISVRPYIWAPGTLSLEAACNWKKSISVTAPDDLFRIQGVKLFADGGFSAKSAAVKQPYLTCACKGGCTFRGDVALEKDFTRRAIELTQNAGLQLAVHANGDRAQEWVCDTLLELGGAPTGRIRTRIEHAGNLMPSETTADKWAAAGIIPVPQPVFLYTFGEYFADYLGDYGKLGRFSFATLIKQGWRLSGSSDVWVGSESDATNPFFGVWCCLKRQAYSGAILDGDEAISLDHALRFHTVDAASVLGEDDVCGSLAPGKFADVIVLDRDPHAIAVDDLLKIKVDRVFKNGKEVWTRNKEQERDAHGAAP; from the coding sequence ATGACGGATAGCATCGCTGAGCGCGCCAATCTCGTCATTGTCAGTCGTCGTATTATCACGATGGAGCACGACACCGATCCGGAGATCGTCGCCATCGCAATTCGCGGCAAGCGCATTCTTCGTCTCTTGAGGAGAGACGAGATTGCGTCGGTTGTCGATGAGAACACGCGGATTGTGGACGTCGGCGAGCGGCCGGTGATGCCAGGTTTTGTCGACCCGCATGCCCATATCGAGGTCGCGTGCCGGTCTTCTTTTGGGGTCGTCGACTGCCGCGCGCCGGGATGCAAGAACGTCGAAGACGTCATCGCGGCTCTGTCCGAGAAAGCGGCAACGACTCCGGCAGGGGAATGGGTGGTTGGCCAGGCCAACCTTTTCTTCGACCGAAAGCTCGCTGAGAAGCGCTTTCCCACCCGGCAGGAGCTTGATCGCGTAAGTACGGCTCACCCTGTTGCCGTGCGTGCGGGCGGACATCTGACTATTCTTAATTCGAAGGCACTTGCGGTCTGCCTTATCGATCGCAACTACACGCCACCGCCATACTCGATTACAGGTCTGCCGAGCGTCGAGCGCGACGCGTCCGGCGAGCCGACCGGCATCGTCAAGGAAATGGATAATCTCCTTCCCTTTTCGGCGATGAACCGCGACGAGCTGGCCGCCGCTCTGATCACGGGAATTCCGACGCTCTTCACCCAATATGGCGTCACCACAATCGGCGAAATCTCCGAGACCGTCGACGGTCTCCAAATCATGAACGATATGGCGGCGAGCGATGAATTGCCGATCTCGGTGCGTCCGTATATTTGGGCGCCGGGAACGCTTTCGCTTGAGGCGGCGTGCAACTGGAAGAAAAGCATCTCCGTCACGGCACCTGACGACCTCTTCCGCATCCAAGGTGTGAAGCTTTTCGCAGACGGCGGGTTCTCGGCAAAAAGTGCGGCCGTAAAGCAGCCATATCTGACGTGTGCGTGCAAAGGCGGATGCACATTCCGCGGCGACGTCGCCCTTGAAAAAGACTTCACCCGACGCGCCATCGAACTGACGCAAAATGCTGGACTTCAGCTTGCGGTTCACGCCAACGGTGATCGCGCCCAGGAGTGGGTCTGCGATACGCTTCTCGAATTGGGCGGTGCCCCTACCGGCCGCATCCGCACGCGCATCGAGCACGCGGGTAATCTGATGCCATCAGAAACGACCGCGGACAAATGGGCAGCTGCCGGCATTATTCCCGTCCCGCAGCCTGTATTCCTTTATACCTTCGGCGAGTACTTTGCTGACTATCTCGGCGACTACGGCAAGCTCGGCCGCTTCTCGTTTGCAACTCTGATTAAGCAGGGTTGGCGCCTCTCTGGCAGCTCAGACGTTTGGGTCGGCTCAGAAAGCGACGCGACCAATCCTTTCTTCGGCGTCTGGTGCTGTCTCAAACGTCAAGCTTATTCCGGCGCCATTCTTGATGGTGACGAAGCCATCTCACTCGACCACGCGCTTCGTTTCCATACGGTCGATGCTGCTTCTGTGCTTGGCGAAGACGATGTTTGCGGCAGCTTGGCTCCCGGGAAATTTGCCGATGTCATCGTTCTGGACCGCGATCCCCATGCCATCGCCGTCGACGATCTATTGAAGATCAAAGTCGATCGCGTCTTCAAGAACGGCAAAGAAGTCTGGACACGAAACAAAGAGCAGGAGCGGGACGCACATGGCGCAGCCCCTTAA
- a CDS encoding flavin reductase family protein, with translation MAQPLKILSESFSPPVDAREYRSAMADMPGAVTIVTSWAHDGMPSGATLSAVLSLSLEPPLMLACFDHASNTLGAIQAQGKFLVHVLAHGQQDLALQFSGKSNEKFKDVGWEVGALGLPQIEGCVIVVACEVHDIIEAGDHKIVIGHVKEIERESALNPIVYARRKMLPFDHGEAQP, from the coding sequence ATGGCGCAGCCCCTTAAAATTCTGTCAGAGTCGTTCAGTCCACCCGTCGACGCGCGCGAATACCGCTCGGCGATGGCTGACATGCCTGGCGCCGTGACCATCGTGACGTCGTGGGCACACGACGGAATGCCGTCTGGTGCGACTCTTTCGGCAGTCCTGTCGCTCTCACTCGAACCGCCGTTGATGCTGGCATGCTTTGATCACGCGTCGAACACGCTGGGCGCCATTCAGGCGCAAGGTAAATTTCTCGTCCATGTTCTCGCGCATGGTCAACAGGACCTGGCGCTGCAGTTTTCGGGAAAATCGAACGAGAAATTCAAGGATGTCGGCTGGGAGGTCGGTGCGCTCGGACTGCCTCAGATCGAAGGCTGTGTCATCGTCGTAGCCTGCGAGGTTCACGACATCATCGAGGCCGGCGATCATAAGATCGTCATCGGACACGTCAAAGAAATCGAGCGCGAGAGCGCTCTGAACCCCATCGTCTACGCGCGCCGGAAAATGCTGCCGTTCGATCACGGAGAAGCGCAGCCATGA
- a CDS encoding EthD family reductase: MIRLTIVYGLPNDGAAFDAHYQNIHCKLVDKMPRVQSFCYSRGPVISSDASKPAYLIAFLDYESNSDLEASMNSDEGKAAVADVANFADGGVTIFTTEI; this comes from the coding sequence ATGATCCGGCTCACAATCGTCTACGGGTTGCCTAACGACGGCGCGGCGTTCGACGCGCACTATCAGAACATTCACTGCAAGCTCGTCGACAAAATGCCTCGCGTCCAGAGCTTCTGCTACAGCCGCGGTCCGGTCATCAGCAGCGACGCTTCTAAACCCGCGTATCTGATCGCTTTCTTGGATTACGAGAGCAACTCCGATCTGGAAGCCTCTATGAATTCCGACGAAGGCAAAGCTGCTGTCGCGGATGTCGCTAATTTTGCAGATGGCGGAGTGACGATCTTCACCACCGAAATCTAG
- a CDS encoding aldehyde dehydrogenase — protein MFLPQIDEWQPASKQTTDFLSGQHKLVIGGTEQASASGQTIETFDPALGKVLAAVPHAGQSDVDAAVAAAQSALAVWQKIAPSERARLMMRFADLIERDAPWIAEVESLDSGKPKAHIAAVDIPLGLGAIRYNAGWCTKIAGETIPVTSPDMLVYTKREPIGVVAAIVPWNFPLCQACFKIAPALAAGCTVILKPAEQTPLSALILGKLALEAGIPPGVLNVLTGEGATTGQALVVHPGVAKISFTGSEEVGKHIARTAANTLKHVSLELGGKNPNIIFSDCDDVDAAAATAAGAIFFYTGQVCSAGSRLMVDAKVFDRVVDRVVSEAQQLKMGHGLKAETTLGPLISEDQLKRVDGFVEESRGSGIEIVSGGKRAVGDLASGSFYEPTVLTGAEDTDRVVKDEIFGPVLTVQRFETIDDLMPRANATNFGLAAGIWTRDIAKAHAAAAAMQAGTVWINTYNQFDAAVGWGGFKQSGYGKDNGREGLDKYLQTKTVWVNHAR, from the coding sequence ATGTTCCTTCCGCAAATTGACGAGTGGCAACCCGCATCCAAGCAAACTACCGACTTTCTCTCCGGGCAGCATAAGCTGGTGATCGGCGGCACCGAGCAGGCAAGTGCGTCGGGACAGACGATCGAAACGTTCGATCCCGCCCTTGGCAAAGTTCTTGCCGCCGTTCCGCATGCCGGACAGTCCGACGTCGATGCAGCCGTTGCCGCCGCGCAATCGGCCCTCGCCGTTTGGCAAAAAATCGCGCCGAGCGAACGCGCACGCCTCATGATGCGCTTCGCCGATTTGATCGAACGCGACGCACCGTGGATCGCAGAGGTCGAAAGCCTCGATTCTGGAAAACCCAAAGCTCATATCGCTGCCGTCGATATTCCCCTCGGCCTCGGGGCAATCCGCTACAATGCCGGATGGTGCACGAAGATTGCGGGTGAGACGATCCCAGTGACATCGCCCGACATGCTCGTCTACACGAAACGCGAACCGATCGGCGTTGTCGCCGCCATCGTGCCGTGGAATTTTCCGCTTTGCCAAGCCTGCTTCAAGATTGCACCCGCACTCGCAGCAGGCTGCACCGTGATCCTGAAACCCGCAGAGCAGACCCCGCTGTCCGCCCTCATCCTCGGCAAGCTCGCGCTCGAAGCCGGCATTCCTCCCGGTGTTTTGAACGTGCTGACCGGAGAGGGAGCAACCACCGGTCAAGCCCTTGTCGTACACCCCGGAGTTGCAAAGATCTCCTTCACCGGCTCGGAGGAAGTCGGCAAGCACATTGCCCGCACTGCTGCGAACACGCTGAAGCACGTTTCACTGGAACTCGGCGGCAAGAACCCAAACATCATCTTCTCTGATTGCGACGACGTCGATGCCGCGGCAGCAACAGCAGCCGGTGCAATTTTCTTCTACACGGGCCAAGTTTGCTCTGCCGGTTCACGTCTGATGGTCGATGCAAAGGTCTTCGACCGCGTCGTCGACCGTGTGGTCTCGGAAGCCCAACAGCTTAAGATGGGCCATGGACTTAAAGCCGAAACCACACTTGGACCGTTGATTTCTGAGGACCAACTGAAGCGTGTCGACGGCTTTGTCGAAGAGTCGCGCGGCAGTGGCATTGAGATTGTTTCGGGCGGCAAACGCGCAGTCGGCGATCTCGCCTCGGGATCGTTCTACGAACCAACCGTACTGACCGGAGCCGAAGATACCGACCGCGTCGTCAAGGATGAGATCTTCGGCCCGGTTCTCACCGTGCAACGGTTCGAAACCATTGACGATCTGATGCCACGTGCGAATGCGACCAACTTCGGTCTCGCCGCCGGCATCTGGACGCGGGACATCGCAAAGGCTCATGCGGCCGCTGCCGCGATGCAGGCGGGCACCGTTTGGATCAATACCTATAATCAGTTCGACGCTGCCGTCGGTTGGGGTGGATTCAAACAGTCAGGCTACGGCAAGGACAACGGTCGCGAGGGATTGGATAAATATCTCCAGACCAAAACCGTGTGGGTCAATCACGCGCGATAA